From a region of the Vanessa atalanta chromosome 13, ilVanAtal1.2, whole genome shotgun sequence genome:
- the LOC125068107 gene encoding zinc finger HIT domain-containing protein 3 has protein sequence MDYCIQCGEDSKYKCPICREPYCSVACCKLHKESPCSPPPSQVQAPKEESPNTDEFPTDDTVPLERLKLLEQSSELRKCLQNPHVREILEILDSSPHPDLLINQYMQEPIFTEFVDACLNVVQNSSNDE, from the exons ATGGATTATTGTATACAATGTGGTGAGGATTCAAAATACAAATGCCCAATTTGTAGAGAGCCATA TTGCTCAGTTGCTTGCTGTAAGCTTCACAAAGAGAGCCCATGCTCGCCACCACCATCACAAGTCCAAGCTCCAAAAGAAGAATCTCCTAACACAGATGAGTTTCCTACAGATGACACAGTGCCACTTGAAAGGCTGAAGTTACTGG AACAATCAAGTgaattaagaaaatgtttacaaaatccACATGTAAGAGAGATACTAGAAATTTTGGATTCTTCACCACACCCTGACTTACTAATCAATCAGTATATGCAAGAACCAATATTTACAGAATTTGTTGATGCTTGTTTAAATGTTGTTCAAAACAGCAGTAATGATGAATAA
- the LOC125068106 gene encoding uncharacterized protein LOC125068106 isoform X1 — protein MDREPESPQKVLKNSLLDKINNKTSITCSKVPECLFEAKAAEKHFSKFGRVQRIRLLPKKLMCIVEYDQQSSAERAVLNAGAYDGFMFDVTRMKPRVRRKSKKDDDPDWVPDPEVEEELTAMSGAPLFSRISRQKAMDVNVPVSSIKPMKSPIRKKMVTTTPKRVKKVVVKQPTMNMEPPVMVTTTPTFLNTKEAALELHKLRSRVSMTPDEKWRTLDARDRILRAWGGAGSRVKVGGATVGTCPDMCPEKELLHRQAEHQVMTLETIIDSDGLLEPWRAVKQYSRSSADQEIPMCYELRPATVLMRTCVYLLHEIADTSRQVTLADWFHFMWDRFRGIRKDITQQALCCADSIRMVEICARFHIHCAARLADLEHTQFDQKLNTDNLTKCLQTLKHMYADVSPEQKPNEAEFRGYIALLNLGDANFWWEIKQLPQEVQKSEAIVFAIQIYTTLDNNNYVKFFRLVKEKATYLQACILLRYFNDVRARALARIIKAYAPRGGSLYPAENLIKILAFETVESMKSFISHYGLRFAKNEAEITVILNRNQFIEDSDPYPISRAIKVIESKRQNTVGEVISGGRLPTYNYAKNTVHSSFNSDGRLKETALTAEDLEYNTINDSDKDVNTLKLELQKLLQVGKNIGISERILEPKKSGIFVKAEVSPRKNQNLFSRAEYDTNQSKVFSFQAAIPVASTEVIKNSPEKVLESSKNIFTFSKPQKTETIPILPGNVFQTRSTVFTTESFSDRQNIFNKGGENGNSLNASNNLFNTKQVGDGLKKSVIGKSIFNQHVDKKNDTNIVNSNNIFMSANTNLFSKPENIPSNVSTRVDNHNLFQKPVDSISKSSNIFAKPAQDQSSITNPFTSKTLFESTSKSENNTQRDIHPCPQNGDTSVAISPGSLFKSANQPLTENPYTIFQSKNKAPTVAENIFHSVHSKNNVYEFDSNQGKSTAELPSVEQENEEEQKRLQEINRMEQEKLELQRKEEAKRNEEIRKKMEELRKMEELRKLEIEEKRKKEEAKKQEELKRKLEEEKKMQLRLIAEEKERLFKERVEHESVELLDELINEIGDEEVRVIVKEENERLENLISFAKEITESICSDLLNEICDSELKAEIFRTRKVMKKWFLIWRLQFVRNYKRRSLLEETPVWLPDKTPQEEARCLRRLSERAALKNMNAIHRGYRFTGELKQIPTPKPYNVLDIIRSPLLKRMKQIEYPYDKCFFWKVALVSPGDAKYLYKKINIEKWLNDVFSDRNIHDTSDSLIFVNKQSWNNLMEFAISISLINKDKLSIANEALNGANGVIFYNTESDNNCIDIIEQTLKCKYQYQVIPIVLVTVQFKDTGILNQLQDKLNILKNNNTISGYKVFTLEPENVNDSINACTKNALKWLAKNFPKSPPLEIDYLKSICQRYLGFEIWHKLKSEKDHQTDLVLKDLQKLVTCYNCAVDKLTQVITNEDNFNYMSFPLEFKKYLDDTSPYPKPYEFITSSVKQSDNISAIKYMMKKLKLPNPVSAFLPNSLTDMQKQIRKYCNQISWFQDPEEVVCKVVAILPNEFSDIDMQSDQFNECFKNYDLIDLLNVIVYEKINSLNNFENKFAIYIKSDLEEYRNFHWLYEVDVYTKSKHRALEYEDDIDYLIEAKRRKIHDKSFDLNLTLEDKDCTMVQENIQLVNQNISTYTTYKDVVSDLELKLNEEKKKSEELDTLLREALLNV, from the exons ATGGATCGAGAACCCGAAAGCCCTCAAAAAGTATTGAAAAATTCacttttagataaaattaataacaaaacgtCGATCAC TTGTTCTAAGGTACCAGAATGTCTGTTCGAAGCTAAGGCTGCTGAAAAGCACTTCAGTAAATTTGGTCGTGTACAAAGGATTCGCTTACTACCGAAGAAGTTGATGTGTATTGTTGAATATGATCAGCAGAGTTCAGCGGAACGTGCTGTTCTCAATGCTGGTGCTTACGATGGTTTTATGTTTGATGTAACACGCATGAAGCCTAGAGT TAGAAGAAAAAGTAAGAAGGATGATGATCCAGATTGGGTACCAGACCCAGAGGTAGAAGAGGAACTGACAGCCATGAGTGGAGCACCTCTATTTTCCAGAATTTCTAGGcaaaaag CGATGGATGTTAATGTACCAGTGAGTTCTATTAAGCCAATGAAATCACCAATAAGGAAGAAAATGGTTACAACTACACCAAAACGAGTGAAGAAAGTAGTAGT taaacaaCCTACCATGAACATGGAACCTCCCGTCATGGTAACAACAACGCCAACTTTTCTTAATACTAAAGAGGCGGCTCTAGAATTGCACAAACTACGTTCTAGAGTATCAATGACACCTGATGAGAAATGGAGGACATTAGATGCAAGGGAcag GATTCTTAGAGCATGGGGTGGTGCAGGTTCAAGGGTAAAAGTTGGTGGAGCAACCGTAGGAACATGTCCTGATATGTGTCCAGAGAAAGAATTACTACACAGACAAGCTGAACatcaa GTGATGACATTAGAAACAATAATTGATTCTGATGGTCTATTAGAACCATGGCGAGCGGTGAAGCAGTACAGTCGTAGCTCTGCTGATCAAGAGATTCCAATGTGCTATGAGCTAAGACCAGCGACAGTCCTTATGAGAACTTGTGTTTACCTCCTGCATGAAATAGCTGATACCTCTAGACAG GTAACTTTGGCTGACTGGTTTCATTTTATGTGGGATCGTTTTCGTGGAATTCGCAAGGATATTACTCAGCAGGCTCTATGTTGCgccg ATTCAATCCGTATGGTAGAGATATGTGCTCGTTTTCATATTCACTGTGCTGCCCGCCTTGCTGACTTAGAACACACTCAGTTTGaccaaaaattaaatactgacAATCTTACTAAATGTCTTCAGACACTTAAACATATGTATGCTGATGTAAGTCCTGAACAAAAGCCCAATGAAGCCGAATTCCGGGGGTATATAGCTCTACTAAATCTTGGCGATGCTAACTTCTGGTGGGAG ataAAACAATTGCCACAAGAAGTTCAAAAGTCAGAAGCAATTGTATTTGCCATACAAATATACACAACCTTGGACAATAATAACTATGTAAAATTCTTCCGTCTTGTTAAGGAAAAAGCAACATATCTACAAGCTTGTATACTTTTGAGATATTTTAATGATGTCAGAGCTAGGGCTCTAGCAAGAATTATTAAGGCATACGCCCCAAGAGGTGGATCTCTATACCCagctgaaaatttaattaaaatactcgcTTTTGAAACAGTTGAAAGTATGAAGTCATTCATAAGTCACTATGGTTTACGATTTGCAAAAAATGAAGCTGAAATAACCGTAATTCTCAACAGAAACCAATTCATTGAAGATAGTGATCCATATCCTATCTCTAGAGCTATAAAAGTTATAGAATCAAAAAGACAAAACACAGTTGGTGAAGTAATTTCTGGAGGTCGCCTTCCAACATACAATTATGCAAAAAACACTGTTCATTCAAGTTTTAATAGTGATGGTAGATTAAAGGAGACCGCTTTAACTGCTGAAGATTTAGagtataatactataaatgataGTGATAAAGATGTGAACacattaaaattagaattacaaaaacttttacaaGTTGGTAAAAATATTGGAATTTCAGAAAGAATTTTAGAACCAAAGAAAAGTGGTATCTTTGTCAAAGCTGAAGTTAGTCCAAGAAAAAATCAAAACTTATTTTCAAGGGCAGAATATGACACAAATCAAAGCAAAGTCTTTTCTTTTCAAGCAGCTATTCCAGTTGCATCAAcagaagttattaaaaattcaccAGAGAAAGTTTTGGaaagttctaaaaatatatttacattttcaaagCCACAAAAAACAGAAACTATTCCTATCCTTCCAGGTAATGTGTTTCAGACACGAAGTACGGTCTTTACAACAGAATCCTTTTCAGAtaggcaaaatatttttaataagggaGGTGAAAATGGAAATTCGTTGAATGcttcaaacaatttatttaatactaaacaaGTAGGTgatggtttaaaaaaatcagttatTGGTAAATCCATATTTAATCAGCATGTTGATAAGAAAAATGACACAAATATCGTaaatagcaataatatttttatgagcgCAAATACAAATTTGTTTTCTAAGCCCGAAAACATTCCTAGTAATGTTTCCACAAGAGTCGACAATCATAACTTATTTCAAAAACCTGTGGATAGTATAAGCAAGAGTTCTAACATTTTTGCTAAACCTGCACAAGATCAGTCATCAATAACAAATCCTTTTACTTCTAAAACTCTGTTTGAATCAACTTCTAAATCAGAAAATAACACACAAAGAGATATCCATCCATGTCCCCAAAATGGTGATACATCTGTTGCAATATCACCTGGAAGCTTATTTAAAAGTGCAAATCAGCCTTTAACCGAAAATCCATATACCATATTTCAAAGCAAAAATAAAGCCCCAACAGTGGCTGAAAACATATTTCATTCTGttcattcaaaaaataatgtttatgaatTTGATAGTAATCAAGGTAAATCAACTGCCGAATTACCTAGCGTCGAGCAAGAAAATGAAGAAGAGCAAAAAAGGCTGCAGGAAATAAATAGGATGGAGCAAGAAAAACTTGAGTTGCAAAGAAAAGAAGAAGCTAAACGTAATGaagaaataaggaaaaaaatggAGGAGTTGAGAAAAATGGAAGAGCTGAGAAAATTGGAAATTGAAGAAAAACGTAAGAAAGAAGAAGCAAAGAAACAAGAGGAATTAAAGAGAAAATTAGAAGAAGAAAAGAAAATGCAATTAAGGCTTATTGCTGAGGAGAAAGAAAGGTTATTTAAAGAGAGAGTCGAACATGAATCTGTTGAACTATTAGATGAACTTATTAATGAGATTGGAGATGAAGAAGTGCGAGTTATTGTTAAAGAAGAGAATGAACGTTTAGAAAATCTTATTTCATTTGCCAAAGAAATCACTGAAAGCATATGTTCAGATTTACTTAATGAAATTTGTGATTCTGAACTTAAAGCTGAGATTTTCAGAACTAGAAAGGTTATGAAAAAATGGTTCTTAATATGGAGATTACAATTTGTTAGAAATTATAAAAGGCGAAGTCTTTTGGAAGAAACTCCAGTTTGGTTACCAGACAAAACGCCTCAAGAAGAAGCAAGATGTTTAAGGAGATTGAGTGAAAGAGcagcattaaaaaatatgaatgctATTCACAGAGGTTATAGATTTACAGGAGAGTTGAAACAGATACCAACACCAAAACCATACAATGTTTTAGATATTATTCGATCACCTCTCTTGAAGCGCATGAAACAAATAGAGTATCCttatgataaatgttttttttggaaAGTTGCTCTAGTGTCGCCTGGTGATgcgaaatatctttataaaaaaataaacattgaaaaatgGCTAAATGATGTTTTTAGTGATCGAAACATACATGATACAAGTGACAGtttgatttttgttaataaacagtCATGGAATAATTTGATGGAATTTGCTATTTCAATTAGTCTGattaataaagacaaattaagcattgCTAATGAGGCCCTGAATGGTGCTAATGgtgtaatattttacaacacCGAAAGTGATAATAACTGCATAGATATAATAGAGCAAacattgaaatgtaaatatcaATATCAAGTGATACCAATTGTTCTTGTCACAGTACAATTTAAGGATACTGGTATACTGAATCAACTTCAagacaaattaaacattttaaaaaataataatactatttcagGCTATAAGGTATTTACCCTTGAACCTGAAAATGTCAATGATTCCATTAATGCTTGTACTAAAAATGCGTTAAAGTGGCTTGCAAAGAATTTTCCTAAGTCACCACCTCTTGAAATAGATTATCTCAAATCGATTTGCCAAAGATACTTGGGTTTCGAAATATGGCATAAACTAAAATCTGAAAAGGACCATCAAACAGATTTGGTACTTAAAGATTTGCAAAAATTAGTGACTTGCTACAACTGTGCTGTTGATAAATTGACTCAAGTAATAACAAATGAAGACAATTTTAACTATATGTCATTTCCTTTagaattcaaaaaatatttagatgatACTTCACCTTATCCCAAGCCGTATGAGTTTATTACTAGCAGTGTGAAACAGTCAGATAATATAAGtgccataaaatatatgatgaagaAATTGAAACTTCCAAACCCTGTATCTGCCTTCTTACCCAATAGTTTAACTGATATGCAAAAACAGATTAGGAAATATTGTAATCAGATAAGTTGGTTTCAAGACCCTGAAGAAGTCGTCTGTAAAGTTGTGGCTATCTTACCGAATGAATTTTCTGACATAGATATGCAAAGTGATCAATTCAATGAATGTTTTAAGAATTAtgatttaatagatttattaaatgttattgtgtatgaaaaaattaatagcttaaataattttgaaaataaatttgctaTATATATCAAATCTGATTTAGAGGAATATCGTAATTTCCATTGGTTATATGAAGTAGATGTTTATACTAAAAGTAAGCATCGTGCATTGGAATATGAAGATGACATTGATTATCTTATAGAAGCAAAACGGCGAAAGATACATGACAAgtcatttgatttgaatttaaccTTAGAAGATAAAGATTGTACTATGGTTcaagaaaatattcaattagtaaatcaaaatatatccaCATATACCACCTACAAAGATGTTGTATCTGATCTGGAACTGAAGTTAAATGAAGAGAAGAAAAAATCTGAAGAATTAGACACTTTATTAAGAGAAGctcttttaaatgtttag
- the LOC125068106 gene encoding uncharacterized protein LOC125068106 isoform X2, protein MDREPESPQKVLKNSLLDKINNKTSITCSKVPECLFEAKAAEKHFSKFGRVQRIRLLPKKLMCIVEYDQQSSAERAVLNAGAYDGFMFDVTRMKPRVRKSKKDDDPDWVPDPEVEEELTAMSGAPLFSRISRQKAMDVNVPVSSIKPMKSPIRKKMVTTTPKRVKKVVVKQPTMNMEPPVMVTTTPTFLNTKEAALELHKLRSRVSMTPDEKWRTLDARDRILRAWGGAGSRVKVGGATVGTCPDMCPEKELLHRQAEHQVMTLETIIDSDGLLEPWRAVKQYSRSSADQEIPMCYELRPATVLMRTCVYLLHEIADTSRQVTLADWFHFMWDRFRGIRKDITQQALCCADSIRMVEICARFHIHCAARLADLEHTQFDQKLNTDNLTKCLQTLKHMYADVSPEQKPNEAEFRGYIALLNLGDANFWWEIKQLPQEVQKSEAIVFAIQIYTTLDNNNYVKFFRLVKEKATYLQACILLRYFNDVRARALARIIKAYAPRGGSLYPAENLIKILAFETVESMKSFISHYGLRFAKNEAEITVILNRNQFIEDSDPYPISRAIKVIESKRQNTVGEVISGGRLPTYNYAKNTVHSSFNSDGRLKETALTAEDLEYNTINDSDKDVNTLKLELQKLLQVGKNIGISERILEPKKSGIFVKAEVSPRKNQNLFSRAEYDTNQSKVFSFQAAIPVASTEVIKNSPEKVLESSKNIFTFSKPQKTETIPILPGNVFQTRSTVFTTESFSDRQNIFNKGGENGNSLNASNNLFNTKQVGDGLKKSVIGKSIFNQHVDKKNDTNIVNSNNIFMSANTNLFSKPENIPSNVSTRVDNHNLFQKPVDSISKSSNIFAKPAQDQSSITNPFTSKTLFESTSKSENNTQRDIHPCPQNGDTSVAISPGSLFKSANQPLTENPYTIFQSKNKAPTVAENIFHSVHSKNNVYEFDSNQGKSTAELPSVEQENEEEQKRLQEINRMEQEKLELQRKEEAKRNEEIRKKMEELRKMEELRKLEIEEKRKKEEAKKQEELKRKLEEEKKMQLRLIAEEKERLFKERVEHESVELLDELINEIGDEEVRVIVKEENERLENLISFAKEITESICSDLLNEICDSELKAEIFRTRKVMKKWFLIWRLQFVRNYKRRSLLEETPVWLPDKTPQEEARCLRRLSERAALKNMNAIHRGYRFTGELKQIPTPKPYNVLDIIRSPLLKRMKQIEYPYDKCFFWKVALVSPGDAKYLYKKINIEKWLNDVFSDRNIHDTSDSLIFVNKQSWNNLMEFAISISLINKDKLSIANEALNGANGVIFYNTESDNNCIDIIEQTLKCKYQYQVIPIVLVTVQFKDTGILNQLQDKLNILKNNNTISGYKVFTLEPENVNDSINACTKNALKWLAKNFPKSPPLEIDYLKSICQRYLGFEIWHKLKSEKDHQTDLVLKDLQKLVTCYNCAVDKLTQVITNEDNFNYMSFPLEFKKYLDDTSPYPKPYEFITSSVKQSDNISAIKYMMKKLKLPNPVSAFLPNSLTDMQKQIRKYCNQISWFQDPEEVVCKVVAILPNEFSDIDMQSDQFNECFKNYDLIDLLNVIVYEKINSLNNFENKFAIYIKSDLEEYRNFHWLYEVDVYTKSKHRALEYEDDIDYLIEAKRRKIHDKSFDLNLTLEDKDCTMVQENIQLVNQNISTYTTYKDVVSDLELKLNEEKKKSEELDTLLREALLNV, encoded by the exons ATGGATCGAGAACCCGAAAGCCCTCAAAAAGTATTGAAAAATTCacttttagataaaattaataacaaaacgtCGATCAC TTGTTCTAAGGTACCAGAATGTCTGTTCGAAGCTAAGGCTGCTGAAAAGCACTTCAGTAAATTTGGTCGTGTACAAAGGATTCGCTTACTACCGAAGAAGTTGATGTGTATTGTTGAATATGATCAGCAGAGTTCAGCGGAACGTGCTGTTCTCAATGCTGGTGCTTACGATGGTTTTATGTTTGATGTAACACGCATGAAGCCTAGAGT AAGAAAAAGTAAGAAGGATGATGATCCAGATTGGGTACCAGACCCAGAGGTAGAAGAGGAACTGACAGCCATGAGTGGAGCACCTCTATTTTCCAGAATTTCTAGGcaaaaag CGATGGATGTTAATGTACCAGTGAGTTCTATTAAGCCAATGAAATCACCAATAAGGAAGAAAATGGTTACAACTACACCAAAACGAGTGAAGAAAGTAGTAGT taaacaaCCTACCATGAACATGGAACCTCCCGTCATGGTAACAACAACGCCAACTTTTCTTAATACTAAAGAGGCGGCTCTAGAATTGCACAAACTACGTTCTAGAGTATCAATGACACCTGATGAGAAATGGAGGACATTAGATGCAAGGGAcag GATTCTTAGAGCATGGGGTGGTGCAGGTTCAAGGGTAAAAGTTGGTGGAGCAACCGTAGGAACATGTCCTGATATGTGTCCAGAGAAAGAATTACTACACAGACAAGCTGAACatcaa GTGATGACATTAGAAACAATAATTGATTCTGATGGTCTATTAGAACCATGGCGAGCGGTGAAGCAGTACAGTCGTAGCTCTGCTGATCAAGAGATTCCAATGTGCTATGAGCTAAGACCAGCGACAGTCCTTATGAGAACTTGTGTTTACCTCCTGCATGAAATAGCTGATACCTCTAGACAG GTAACTTTGGCTGACTGGTTTCATTTTATGTGGGATCGTTTTCGTGGAATTCGCAAGGATATTACTCAGCAGGCTCTATGTTGCgccg ATTCAATCCGTATGGTAGAGATATGTGCTCGTTTTCATATTCACTGTGCTGCCCGCCTTGCTGACTTAGAACACACTCAGTTTGaccaaaaattaaatactgacAATCTTACTAAATGTCTTCAGACACTTAAACATATGTATGCTGATGTAAGTCCTGAACAAAAGCCCAATGAAGCCGAATTCCGGGGGTATATAGCTCTACTAAATCTTGGCGATGCTAACTTCTGGTGGGAG ataAAACAATTGCCACAAGAAGTTCAAAAGTCAGAAGCAATTGTATTTGCCATACAAATATACACAACCTTGGACAATAATAACTATGTAAAATTCTTCCGTCTTGTTAAGGAAAAAGCAACATATCTACAAGCTTGTATACTTTTGAGATATTTTAATGATGTCAGAGCTAGGGCTCTAGCAAGAATTATTAAGGCATACGCCCCAAGAGGTGGATCTCTATACCCagctgaaaatttaattaaaatactcgcTTTTGAAACAGTTGAAAGTATGAAGTCATTCATAAGTCACTATGGTTTACGATTTGCAAAAAATGAAGCTGAAATAACCGTAATTCTCAACAGAAACCAATTCATTGAAGATAGTGATCCATATCCTATCTCTAGAGCTATAAAAGTTATAGAATCAAAAAGACAAAACACAGTTGGTGAAGTAATTTCTGGAGGTCGCCTTCCAACATACAATTATGCAAAAAACACTGTTCATTCAAGTTTTAATAGTGATGGTAGATTAAAGGAGACCGCTTTAACTGCTGAAGATTTAGagtataatactataaatgataGTGATAAAGATGTGAACacattaaaattagaattacaaaaacttttacaaGTTGGTAAAAATATTGGAATTTCAGAAAGAATTTTAGAACCAAAGAAAAGTGGTATCTTTGTCAAAGCTGAAGTTAGTCCAAGAAAAAATCAAAACTTATTTTCAAGGGCAGAATATGACACAAATCAAAGCAAAGTCTTTTCTTTTCAAGCAGCTATTCCAGTTGCATCAAcagaagttattaaaaattcaccAGAGAAAGTTTTGGaaagttctaaaaatatatttacattttcaaagCCACAAAAAACAGAAACTATTCCTATCCTTCCAGGTAATGTGTTTCAGACACGAAGTACGGTCTTTACAACAGAATCCTTTTCAGAtaggcaaaatatttttaataagggaGGTGAAAATGGAAATTCGTTGAATGcttcaaacaatttatttaatactaaacaaGTAGGTgatggtttaaaaaaatcagttatTGGTAAATCCATATTTAATCAGCATGTTGATAAGAAAAATGACACAAATATCGTaaatagcaataatatttttatgagcgCAAATACAAATTTGTTTTCTAAGCCCGAAAACATTCCTAGTAATGTTTCCACAAGAGTCGACAATCATAACTTATTTCAAAAACCTGTGGATAGTATAAGCAAGAGTTCTAACATTTTTGCTAAACCTGCACAAGATCAGTCATCAATAACAAATCCTTTTACTTCTAAAACTCTGTTTGAATCAACTTCTAAATCAGAAAATAACACACAAAGAGATATCCATCCATGTCCCCAAAATGGTGATACATCTGTTGCAATATCACCTGGAAGCTTATTTAAAAGTGCAAATCAGCCTTTAACCGAAAATCCATATACCATATTTCAAAGCAAAAATAAAGCCCCAACAGTGGCTGAAAACATATTTCATTCTGttcattcaaaaaataatgtttatgaatTTGATAGTAATCAAGGTAAATCAACTGCCGAATTACCTAGCGTCGAGCAAGAAAATGAAGAAGAGCAAAAAAGGCTGCAGGAAATAAATAGGATGGAGCAAGAAAAACTTGAGTTGCAAAGAAAAGAAGAAGCTAAACGTAATGaagaaataaggaaaaaaatggAGGAGTTGAGAAAAATGGAAGAGCTGAGAAAATTGGAAATTGAAGAAAAACGTAAGAAAGAAGAAGCAAAGAAACAAGAGGAATTAAAGAGAAAATTAGAAGAAGAAAAGAAAATGCAATTAAGGCTTATTGCTGAGGAGAAAGAAAGGTTATTTAAAGAGAGAGTCGAACATGAATCTGTTGAACTATTAGATGAACTTATTAATGAGATTGGAGATGAAGAAGTGCGAGTTATTGTTAAAGAAGAGAATGAACGTTTAGAAAATCTTATTTCATTTGCCAAAGAAATCACTGAAAGCATATGTTCAGATTTACTTAATGAAATTTGTGATTCTGAACTTAAAGCTGAGATTTTCAGAACTAGAAAGGTTATGAAAAAATGGTTCTTAATATGGAGATTACAATTTGTTAGAAATTATAAAAGGCGAAGTCTTTTGGAAGAAACTCCAGTTTGGTTACCAGACAAAACGCCTCAAGAAGAAGCAAGATGTTTAAGGAGATTGAGTGAAAGAGcagcattaaaaaatatgaatgctATTCACAGAGGTTATAGATTTACAGGAGAGTTGAAACAGATACCAACACCAAAACCATACAATGTTTTAGATATTATTCGATCACCTCTCTTGAAGCGCATGAAACAAATAGAGTATCCttatgataaatgttttttttggaaAGTTGCTCTAGTGTCGCCTGGTGATgcgaaatatctttataaaaaaataaacattgaaaaatgGCTAAATGATGTTTTTAGTGATCGAAACATACATGATACAAGTGACAGtttgatttttgttaataaacagtCATGGAATAATTTGATGGAATTTGCTATTTCAATTAGTCTGattaataaagacaaattaagcattgCTAATGAGGCCCTGAATGGTGCTAATGgtgtaatattttacaacacCGAAAGTGATAATAACTGCATAGATATAATAGAGCAAacattgaaatgtaaatatcaATATCAAGTGATACCAATTGTTCTTGTCACAGTACAATTTAAGGATACTGGTATACTGAATCAACTTCAagacaaattaaacattttaaaaaataataatactatttcagGCTATAAGGTATTTACCCTTGAACCTGAAAATGTCAATGATTCCATTAATGCTTGTACTAAAAATGCGTTAAAGTGGCTTGCAAAGAATTTTCCTAAGTCACCACCTCTTGAAATAGATTATCTCAAATCGATTTGCCAAAGATACTTGGGTTTCGAAATATGGCATAAACTAAAATCTGAAAAGGACCATCAAACAGATTTGGTACTTAAAGATTTGCAAAAATTAGTGACTTGCTACAACTGTGCTGTTGATAAATTGACTCAAGTAATAACAAATGAAGACAATTTTAACTATATGTCATTTCCTTTagaattcaaaaaatatttagatgatACTTCACCTTATCCCAAGCCGTATGAGTTTATTACTAGCAGTGTGAAACAGTCAGATAATATAAGtgccataaaatatatgatgaagaAATTGAAACTTCCAAACCCTGTATCTGCCTTCTTACCCAATAGTTTAACTGATATGCAAAAACAGATTAGGAAATATTGTAATCAGATAAGTTGGTTTCAAGACCCTGAAGAAGTCGTCTGTAAAGTTGTGGCTATCTTACCGAATGAATTTTCTGACATAGATATGCAAAGTGATCAATTCAATGAATGTTTTAAGAATTAtgatttaatagatttattaaatgttattgtgtatgaaaaaattaatagcttaaataattttgaaaataaatttgctaTATATATCAAATCTGATTTAGAGGAATATCGTAATTTCCATTGGTTATATGAAGTAGATGTTTATACTAAAAGTAAGCATCGTGCATTGGAATATGAAGATGACATTGATTATCTTATAGAAGCAAAACGGCGAAAGATACATGACAAgtcatttgatttgaatttaaccTTAGAAGATAAAGATTGTACTATGGTTcaagaaaatattcaattagtaaatcaaaatatatccaCATATACCACCTACAAAGATGTTGTATCTGATCTGGAACTGAAGTTAAATGAAGAGAAGAAAAAATCTGAAGAATTAGACACTTTATTAAGAGAAGctcttttaaatgtttag